The Fretibacterium sp. OH1220_COT-178 genomic sequence CGCTCACGCTCCTCCGGGGCCTTGTCGATCATGTCGTACGCCGTGAAATCCGCCCACTTCTGAGTCGAAAGACACTTCGTGATCGCCGCCGTCAGCGATGTCTTGCCGTGGTCGATGTGACCGATCGTTCCGATGTTCAGGTGCGTCTTGCTCCGCTCGAACTTCTCCTTCGCCATCTCCGATTCCTCCCAAATTGAAAGATGTTTCGTTCAGGGGGTTCGGTTTCAGAAGCTGCGCTTCGATGACAGCGATGCCCCCAACTGATTGCCTATTTTAACAAAAAAAGGCTCTTTGCGCATTCCGGACAAAAAACTATCGAGAACACAAAAAAGTCCGGAAAGACAGAGCGCTTCCGGACCCGATATCTCGGTGGAGCCGACTTCCGGACTCGAACCGGAGACCCCATCCTTACCATGGATGTGCTCTACCTACTGAGCTAAGTCGGCACAAAAATGGTGGTGGAAGTTGGATTTGAACCAACGTAGGCTCTCGCCGACAGATTTACAGTCTGTTGCCATTGACCACTCGGCCATTCCACCACTTTACGCTGTGTTGCGACTGGAGCCGGCGATCCGACTTGAACGGACGACCTGCTGATTACAAGTCAGCTGCTCTACCAACTGAGCTACACCGGCAAACCGAGCCTCAGCCCCACCACAGTACAGTCAGGCATTCTACAGAGACTCGTGTATTCTGTCAAGAGGCATCAAGGCCTTTCTCACAAAACCTGGGTCATCGCCAGGCAGAAAAATGCGGCGGACAAAACGCTGACGGGCACCGTTACGAAGAGCAGCCCTGAAAAGATACGTTCCCGCTCTGCCTCGTATAGACTCATATAGAGATGGAACGGCTTCAGAAAAGGGAGGACGCCGCCATGAGCGCTTTCAGGGATGCTTCGATGTGCTCGCGGACCAGCCGCTCGGCCCCATCGGGATCGCCGCCGATCATCGCATCCAGCAGAGCGATATGCTCTTCGAAGGCCCTTTCCTCCCGCCCCTTGCGCAGGTAGGACAGGACGTGAAATTGATCGATATAGTCCTCCAGCTGCCCCAGGAATCGCTTGAGCCAACGGTGCTCCACCAAGCCCAGCAGGCTCAGATGAAAATTGAACGACACATCGTCACCCGAGCACCGTTTGTTCCGAACCTCGTACTCCGAGATCGTCCTTCGACGAAGCGCCTCGAGACCGACGCGGTCCCCCTCCGCAACGATTCTGCGGACCAGGAAGCATTCCAGCACTTCCCGCAGCTCGTACATCTCCCGGATATCCCGGACACTCAGCCCCACAACGACGCATCCCTTGTTGGGGTAATGAGCGAGCAGCCTCTCGCTCTCCAGCTGCCGTATGGCCTCGCGTATGGGAGAGCGGCTGATCCCCAACAGCTCCACCAGCTCCCGTTCGACGATATGCTGGCCCTTTTTGAGGTACCCCGCCATGATTGCCTTTCTCAGAAACGAAAAGCATTTTTTTGTCGGGGGAAGGTCGCTTTTGATCAAATGCAACAGGTTCTCGGGCAAATCGCTCAAATCATAAACTCCTCCGGATCAATACGTCGGGCGCGGCGACCAGCGTACCGCACGGCTTCAAACTCCCGCCGGATCACACCGCAGCATAGCGGTTCATAAGGCATCCCGCCAGCAGTATTTCGCGCTCCTCCGCGTCCAGGCCGGGCAGCTTCAATTTGACGTCGATCCTGTTCAGCTTCCCCGTCTCATCCGGACGCAGGAGAAACGCGGCGATATCCTCCCTGCCCTCGCGGACCGCCGTTCGTATCCCGTGGAGGCAAAGCCAGTCCCCCACCCGAAACACATCTTCCGTTCCGGCCCCCGCGATAAGGGGGAGCATTCCCCAATTGACGAGATTGCTCCGGTACCTCTTGGTCGCGTAATCCAGCGCGACGTTGGCCTCGCCGCCCAGCATCTTCTGCGAGGAGGCGGCCTGTTCTCGGGCCGAACCGTCTCCCGGCTTGACGGCAAAAATCACGCTCCCCACCCCCGTTGCGTCCGCGTCGCATCCGGAGGCCCCCAAAAGATCGGAGAGTACGGGAGAAGGCATACCGCTTCGGCGCCCATGCTCGAGGGCCTGAGCCTCCTTGGCGCGCCCCACGTAGCGCGGATCCTTACGGGAGAGCGCGTACTCCGCCAGCCTCAAGGGATTCGAGCGCAGGGAGGACGTCTCTCCCGAGGGAATGAGTTCGTCCGTCGTCGTGACCGGATCCGTGATGACCGAGGCCACGAGCAGCAGACGATTCTCCGGCATCGGCGGAATTGCCGGCCAGGGCTTGATGTTGGGGCCATAAACCAACGGCTCCTCGGGCAGAGGACGACCGAAGCCGCGATAGACACGTGCGTCGTAAGGCGATCCGTCGAAGCGATAGGGCACCTCGCACAGCCGGTCCGCCATCTCCGTTGCCGGGGTGAGCACCCCTCCGTTCGCCGCTGTCGCGGCGATCGAGCGCGCGTC encodes the following:
- a CDS encoding GTP-binding protein, which gives rise to MAKEKFERSKTHLNIGTIGHIDHGKTSLTAAITKCLSTQKWADFTAYDMIDKAPEERER
- a CDS encoding GntR family transcriptional regulator, which gives rise to MSDLPENLLHLIKSDLPPTKKCFSFLRKAIMAGYLKKGQHIVERELVELLGISRSPIREAIRQLESERLLAHYPNKGCVVVGLSVRDIREMYELREVLECFLVRRIVAEGDRVGLEALRRRTISEYEVRNKRCSGDDVSFNFHLSLLGLVEHRWLKRFLGQLEDYIDQFHVLSYLRKGREERAFEEHIALLDAMIGGDPDGAERLVREHIEASLKALMAASSLF